A genomic stretch from Bdellovibrionales bacterium CG10_big_fil_rev_8_21_14_0_10_45_34 includes:
- the fumC gene encoding class II fumarate hydratase: MEYRIETDSMGEMKVQSDRYWGAQTERSLMNFRIGGDRFPREVIYAFGVLKKCAAEVNSDLGVLESKKATAITAAAEEVMAGTLDEHFPLVVWQTGSGTQSNMNANEVIANRAAEFLGGKKGDKNLVHPNDDVNRGQSSNDSFPTVMHIAVATQVTNALIPAMTKLKAGLEAKSQQFKDIVKIGRTHLMDATPLTLGQEFGGYAHQLKKDIERVEKNLSDVFELAQGGTAVGTGLNTHPEFADKVALAVAKTTGLPFVSAPNKFEALAAHDALVQLSGALKTTAVSLMKIANDVRLLGSGPRSGFCEIVLPANEPGSSIMPGKVNPTQCEAMTMVCAQVIGNDTAVTVAGASGHFELNVFKPVIVFNVLNSVRLLADACESFQSNCVVGIAANHSAIKRHLENSLMLVTALNPHIGYDNAAKIAKAAYVNGTTLKEEAVKMGLLTAEKFDSLVKPEDMIGPKLK, translated from the coding sequence ATGGAATACAGAATTGAAACTGACTCAATGGGTGAAATGAAAGTGCAGTCTGATAGGTACTGGGGAGCCCAGACCGAAAGATCTCTTATGAATTTCAGAATTGGGGGAGATCGATTTCCGCGTGAGGTGATATACGCTTTCGGTGTTCTAAAAAAATGTGCTGCAGAGGTTAACTCCGACTTGGGAGTTTTAGAATCCAAAAAAGCAACGGCCATTACAGCGGCGGCAGAAGAGGTGATGGCTGGCACGCTCGATGAGCATTTTCCGTTGGTTGTTTGGCAAACTGGAAGTGGTACACAGTCAAATATGAATGCTAATGAAGTGATCGCCAACAGGGCCGCCGAGTTTCTAGGGGGTAAGAAGGGCGATAAAAACCTGGTTCATCCAAATGATGATGTGAATCGAGGTCAATCTTCAAATGATAGCTTTCCGACGGTTATGCACATTGCAGTGGCAACTCAAGTTACGAATGCTTTAATTCCGGCAATGACGAAGTTGAAGGCTGGGCTTGAAGCTAAGTCGCAGCAATTTAAAGACATCGTTAAGATCGGAAGAACCCATTTAATGGATGCGACTCCGCTGACTCTCGGTCAAGAGTTCGGTGGATATGCCCATCAGCTCAAAAAAGACATTGAGAGAGTGGAAAAGAACTTATCCGATGTGTTTGAACTGGCTCAAGGTGGCACTGCTGTTGGCACTGGCCTTAACACCCACCCAGAGTTTGCAGATAAAGTGGCTCTGGCGGTTGCAAAGACAACTGGACTGCCTTTTGTTTCTGCGCCCAATAAGTTTGAAGCACTTGCCGCACATGATGCTCTTGTCCAGCTAAGCGGAGCCTTGAAAACGACGGCTGTATCTCTTATGAAAATTGCTAATGACGTTCGCCTTCTCGGGAGTGGTCCTCGATCAGGTTTCTGCGAAATAGTGCTCCCTGCGAACGAGCCCGGAAGTTCTATAATGCCAGGAAAAGTGAATCCTACTCAGTGTGAAGCCATGACGATGGTTTGTGCTCAAGTCATTGGTAACGACACAGCCGTTACAGTCGCCGGAGCATCTGGACACTTTGAACTTAATGTCTTTAAGCCGGTGATTGTGTTTAATGTTCTCAACTCAGTCCGTCTACTTGCCGATGCCTGTGAAAGTTTTCAGTCTAACTGCGTGGTGGGAATTGCAGCCAACCACTCTGCGATTAAAAGGCATCTTGAAAATTCATTAATGTTGGTAACGGCTCTGAATCCTCATATCGGCTATGACAATGCCGCAAAAATCGCTAAGGCGGCTTATGTGAACGGCACAACCCTCAAAGAAGAGGCGGTAAAAATGGGACTTTTAACTGCAGAAAAATTTGACTCCCTAGTTAAACCCGAAGACATGATTGGGCCCAAACTGAAGTGA
- a CDS encoding NAD(P)-dependent oxidoreductase encodes MSRPVALVTGATSGIGWQTAKLLGQKWDIVAIGRRTDRLKELEQELKEQNVSCRFWGHSVDITDHKELSRVFQDAEWAPKLSVLVNNAGLALGRDPVDSANWSDWQRMVDVNLLGLMKVTQLCLPFLTKQPSADIVNVGSVAGRWTYPGGAVYCATKFAVRAFSEGIRMDLLGNPVRVCNIEPGMVETEFSQVRFGSEKLAGEVYRGMTALTAKDVAESIFWCLDRPKHVNIQEMVIYPTDQASVTQVHRVKGEEKSL; translated from the coding sequence GTGAGTCGACCCGTCGCTCTCGTCACCGGCGCTACATCAGGTATTGGCTGGCAAACAGCTAAACTTCTTGGTCAGAAATGGGATATCGTTGCTATCGGAAGACGCACTGATCGCCTTAAAGAACTCGAGCAAGAACTCAAAGAGCAGAATGTTTCGTGCCGATTTTGGGGGCACTCAGTAGACATCACTGATCACAAAGAGCTCTCCAGGGTATTTCAAGACGCTGAGTGGGCACCAAAGTTGTCAGTTTTAGTTAATAACGCTGGCTTAGCTTTAGGCCGAGACCCTGTCGACAGCGCCAACTGGAGTGACTGGCAAAGGATGGTCGATGTGAATCTTTTGGGATTGATGAAGGTCACTCAATTGTGTTTACCCTTTTTAACAAAGCAACCGAGTGCAGATATTGTTAACGTGGGCTCAGTCGCGGGTCGCTGGACTTATCCGGGCGGCGCTGTCTACTGTGCCACGAAGTTTGCAGTGAGAGCTTTCTCAGAAGGAATCAGAATGGATTTGCTAGGGAACCCGGTGCGAGTCTGCAATATAGAACCGGGCATGGTAGAGACGGAGTTTAGCCAAGTGAGGTTTGGCTCCGAAAAATTGGCGGGAGAAGTTTATAGAGGTATGACGGCGTTGACTGCAAAAGACGTCGCCGAGAGCATCTTCTGGTGCCTTGATCGCCCAAAACACGTGAACATACAAGAGATGGTCATCTACCCTACAGATCAAGCTAGTGTGACACAGGTACATAGAGTCAAAGGTGAGGAGAAATCCCTTTAG
- a CDS encoding EVE domain-containing protein gives MSKKFWLMKSEPNVYSIDDLKSEKRTLWDGVRNYQARNYMMNEMSQGDVVFFYHSNTDPSGLAGIAKVSSSKAVADPTQFDKRSDYYDEAATKEKPRWFCVEISYQAKFETFVPLAQLKEDPRFKELPLTQRGSRLSVQPVPDKLAELLLDMGHGASSATSLKQKRKSKLSETLRG, from the coding sequence ATGAGCAAAAAATTTTGGCTGATGAAATCAGAGCCCAACGTCTACTCTATTGACGATCTTAAATCTGAAAAAAGGACCCTCTGGGACGGCGTACGAAATTATCAGGCCAGAAACTATATGATGAACGAGATGAGTCAGGGTGATGTTGTCTTTTTTTACCATTCGAACACTGACCCTTCTGGCCTCGCGGGAATTGCAAAAGTGTCCAGTTCAAAGGCCGTAGCCGACCCCACTCAGTTTGACAAACGCAGCGATTACTATGACGAAGCCGCGACTAAAGAGAAGCCAAGGTGGTTTTGCGTCGAGATATCTTATCAGGCTAAGTTCGAAACATTCGTTCCGCTTGCACAACTAAAAGAAGACCCACGTTTCAAAGAGCTTCCGCTCACTCAAAGGGGCTCGCGCCTTTCTGTGCAACCTGTCCCAGACAAGCTTGCGGAACTATTGCTAGATATGGGTCATGGTGCCTCCTCAGCTACGAGTCTCAAACAGAAAAGAAAATCCAAATTGTCTGAAACACTGCGAGGATAG
- a CDS encoding tRNA dihydrouridine(16) synthase DusC, translating to MLLVDSSKPRIFLAPMEGVVDYPLRRIYSQVGGYDIFVTEFIRVLQEPVTEREIFKYAPEMREGYSTAEGIPVLVQFLGSHPEALAESALVAADSGCVGIDLNFGCPAKTVNRHDGGATLLKDPMRIRTVVETVRKALPPKYSVSAKVRLGFDSKDHAMEIAKAAEDGGASWLTVHARTKIQMYQPPVDWPLLGRMAQSVKIPVVANGDIWTAQDAELCRQTTGCQHLMVGRGAFADPWLAERIRGIRRSDFNFDTKELLALVERFAAVSLEHGPERYVVKRVKQWIKHLGRNFTHFALNFDTIKTLDTVEGILERMAQDNALLYEARQDSTPARVKVYGALNEGVVFVS from the coding sequence TTGCTTCTAGTTGATTCATCGAAGCCTAGAATTTTTCTTGCACCCATGGAGGGCGTGGTCGACTACCCATTGCGGCGTATCTATTCGCAAGTCGGTGGCTACGACATTTTTGTAACCGAGTTTATTCGCGTGCTCCAGGAGCCGGTCACTGAGCGCGAAATCTTCAAATACGCACCCGAGATGAGAGAGGGTTACTCGACAGCTGAAGGCATTCCTGTTCTGGTACAGTTCTTAGGTAGTCATCCAGAAGCTTTGGCAGAGTCGGCTTTGGTAGCGGCGGATTCTGGGTGTGTTGGCATTGATCTCAATTTTGGTTGTCCCGCCAAAACTGTTAATCGACACGACGGAGGAGCAACGCTTCTAAAAGATCCCATGAGGATTCGCACAGTTGTCGAGACAGTAAGAAAGGCCTTACCGCCGAAGTACTCGGTGAGCGCCAAAGTGCGTTTAGGGTTTGACAGCAAAGACCATGCAATGGAGATCGCGAAGGCGGCGGAAGATGGCGGTGCATCGTGGCTGACCGTTCATGCACGCACAAAAATTCAAATGTACCAACCACCGGTTGATTGGCCGCTCCTCGGAAGAATGGCTCAGTCGGTGAAAATCCCGGTCGTTGCAAATGGAGATATTTGGACGGCTCAAGACGCCGAACTCTGTCGCCAGACAACGGGATGTCAGCACCTCATGGTTGGCAGAGGTGCGTTTGCCGATCCATGGTTAGCCGAGCGTATTCGAGGGATCAGGCGAAGCGACTTCAATTTCGATACGAAAGAGCTTTTAGCGCTTGTCGAAAGATTTGCTGCCGTATCACTAGAACATGGGCCCGAGCGGTACGTCGTCAAGCGAGTTAAGCAATGGATTAAACATCTTGGGAGAAACTTTACACATTTTGCTTTGAATTTTGACACAATTAAGACTCTCGATACAGTCGAAGGAATTCTCGAGCGGATGGCGCAAGATAATGCCCTGTTGTATGAGGCCCGTCAGGATAGTACGCCAGCGCGGGTTAAAGTATATGGCGCCTTGAACGAGGGAGTCGTCTTTGTATCTTAA
- the grxC gene encoding glutaredoxin 3 codes for MKNVTIYTKDFCPFCDRAKVLLNQKGVDFEEINVETKGPNFYNELKAKTGLRTVPQIFIGDSLVGGYTELRALEDADKLDEMLK; via the coding sequence ATGAAAAATGTGACTATTTACACGAAAGATTTTTGCCCTTTTTGTGACCGAGCTAAGGTTTTGCTCAATCAAAAAGGCGTTGATTTTGAAGAGATCAACGTAGAGACAAAGGGACCAAACTTCTACAACGAATTAAAGGCCAAGACAGGCCTGAGAACCGTGCCTCAAATTTTTATTGGCGACTCCCTCGTTGGTGGATACACCGAACTTAGGGCCCTAGAGGATGCCGACAAACTTGATGAAATGTTAAAATAA
- a CDS encoding nitrogen fixation protein NifR produces the protein MEVREEKVFEKAASKKALNSSKFRRFEILQKTFGSRFFPIWPAPMVGLTHFAFRSAVRRYLPAGARLPWPTEMLNSRKLPHEKLGSNSETLFLESDSDLFPQLLANEEEPIRLSVKKLEDWGVCGIDINMGCPVNKALRHNYGVALMGDPDYAKQVVDFVRNSTKLPVSVKLRAGSDDIQESRVDYLVKFIQSLVDAGADWIVLHPRLSHQMRRGVADWKLVGEVAKNLSVPVIGNGDLQNLSQINEIDQMDLPIAGVMIGRALTARPWLLGQWARHYNWSHAKETRLVTNEDLEGVSDISIEKRNAITPPFTAEEEAQEALRFWAHIIDELEGHLDFSVGGRKFRFLIRYGASWLDYGHTLMKWVNGAKSYCECKEVLARFSQTSPRMLGHTRNIS, from the coding sequence ATGGAAGTAAGAGAAGAAAAGGTTTTCGAAAAAGCCGCCAGTAAAAAAGCGCTTAACTCATCTAAATTTCGTCGTTTTGAGATTCTACAAAAAACCTTCGGTAGTAGATTTTTTCCGATATGGCCGGCTCCGATGGTGGGGTTGACTCATTTCGCTTTTAGATCGGCAGTGAGAAGGTACTTGCCGGCGGGTGCGCGCTTGCCGTGGCCGACTGAGATGCTCAATAGTCGAAAGCTTCCCCATGAAAAGTTGGGATCAAACTCCGAGACTTTGTTTTTAGAGTCTGATTCCGATTTGTTTCCGCAATTGTTGGCAAACGAAGAAGAACCGATACGCCTGAGTGTCAAAAAGTTAGAAGACTGGGGCGTCTGCGGCATCGATATCAACATGGGTTGCCCCGTCAATAAAGCTCTTAGGCACAATTACGGTGTGGCACTTATGGGTGATCCTGATTACGCCAAACAGGTCGTCGATTTTGTAAGAAACTCTACTAAACTACCGGTTTCAGTGAAGTTACGGGCAGGCTCAGATGATATTCAAGAGTCGCGCGTCGACTACCTGGTAAAGTTCATTCAGTCTTTGGTTGATGCTGGGGCTGACTGGATTGTGCTTCATCCAAGACTTAGCCATCAGATGCGACGAGGTGTCGCCGACTGGAAGCTCGTAGGTGAAGTTGCCAAAAATCTGAGTGTGCCTGTTATAGGAAATGGGGATCTGCAAAATCTTTCTCAAATTAATGAAATTGATCAGATGGATTTACCAATTGCAGGCGTGATGATTGGAAGAGCGCTTACTGCAAGACCGTGGCTACTCGGTCAATGGGCCAGACACTACAATTGGTCTCACGCAAAGGAGACCCGCCTTGTGACAAACGAAGATCTCGAGGGAGTGAGTGATATCTCGATTGAAAAGAGGAATGCAATAACCCCACCCTTCACAGCTGAAGAAGAAGCCCAAGAGGCTTTAAGATTTTGGGCTCATATCATCGACGAACTTGAGGGCCATTTGGATTTTTCGGTGGGCGGTAGGAAGTTTCGATTTCTCATCAGATACGGAGCCTCTTGGTTAGACTACGGACACACCCTGATGAAATGGGTAAATGGTGCTAAGTCTTACTGCGAATGCAAAGAAGTGCTAGCACGTTTTTCACAAACAAGCCCTCGTATGCTGGGGCATACCCGAAACATCAGTTAA
- a CDS encoding acyl-CoA dehydrogenase, with amino-acid sequence MEELAFYGHFGQTPAACVIWITTLALLGFWRVPLIVWSIVVLGGLYLLGVDPVAIFVVFAVALLFNIPAIRQVLVSSIVMKIMRALKIVPNISQTERTALDAGVVWAEGELFSGKPNFTWLMNEPYPQLTPEEKAFMDGPVERLCAAIDDWDVWQKRELSKEAWDIIKKEKFLGMIIPKEYGGLGFSALAHSEVISKMASRSIPATITIMVPNSLGPAELLVHYGTEEQKKKYLSKLATGEEIPCFALTEPTAGSDAGAIQASGIIFKGPDGKLMMRLNWNKRWITLAAISTTLGLAFRLKDPDNILGKGEDLGITCALIPSNTPGVVLGKRHDPLGVPFYNCPTQGHDVVVPVDCIVGGLEGGAGKGWLMLMESLAAGRGISLPAQSIGGTKAAMRAVSAHAKVRKQFGLSIGKFEGIEEPLARIAGYTYLMEGFRRYVLGGLDQGLKPPVVTAIAKYHMTELGRKGVNDALDILGGAGISLGPRNLLAPYYMAMPIGITVEGANILTRTLIIFGQGALRAHPYAYKEVDAIERGDLKAFDRAFWGHIGHVINNTCRALILSVSRGYLASRNGESKIGRDFQKLAWISASFAILADIAMGTLGGKLKTKEKITGRFADILSWMFITTAVLRRWIADGRRESDIPFVKFATNTCYYECQRAFDGIYSNLSVPGLSWIFKGVIRSWSGLNSLGGEMPDTLTHEISDMVLNDFDIRDRLSEGIYMPTDPNQALARLERAFTAVCKAETAEKKIRKAIRTKQLPKKKVRDLIDEAVSKNVISAEEKEILSKSEELRLDAIQVDDFTQEEYVSRGAKS; translated from the coding sequence ATGGAAGAATTGGCTTTTTACGGACACTTTGGGCAAACACCAGCTGCTTGTGTCATCTGGATAACTACACTCGCGCTTCTGGGATTTTGGCGGGTCCCACTGATTGTCTGGTCCATTGTGGTTTTAGGCGGACTGTATCTTTTGGGTGTAGACCCGGTTGCTATTTTTGTCGTATTTGCTGTGGCACTTCTCTTTAACATTCCTGCAATTCGGCAGGTTCTGGTTTCATCTATCGTGATGAAAATCATGAGAGCCTTAAAGATAGTTCCCAACATTTCGCAAACCGAGCGGACGGCTCTTGATGCTGGAGTTGTCTGGGCAGAAGGTGAACTCTTCTCAGGTAAACCCAACTTTACATGGCTCATGAATGAACCCTATCCTCAGCTGACGCCAGAAGAAAAAGCTTTCATGGACGGGCCCGTTGAGAGACTTTGCGCGGCTATCGATGACTGGGATGTCTGGCAAAAAAGAGAGCTCTCTAAAGAAGCTTGGGATATCATAAAAAAAGAAAAGTTCTTGGGCATGATCATTCCCAAGGAATACGGTGGACTCGGCTTTTCAGCCCTTGCTCATTCCGAAGTTATTTCAAAAATGGCGAGCAGATCCATTCCTGCAACAATCACGATTATGGTTCCTAATTCTTTAGGACCGGCTGAGCTTTTGGTTCATTACGGAACTGAAGAGCAAAAGAAAAAGTATCTTTCAAAGTTAGCGACTGGCGAAGAGATTCCTTGCTTTGCGTTGACTGAGCCAACAGCAGGCAGCGATGCCGGAGCCATCCAAGCCTCAGGCATCATCTTTAAGGGCCCCGATGGCAAGCTGATGATGCGCCTCAACTGGAATAAGCGCTGGATCACTCTTGCCGCGATATCTACAACTTTAGGTTTGGCTTTTAGGTTGAAAGATCCCGACAACATACTCGGCAAAGGCGAAGATCTCGGAATTACCTGCGCGTTGATTCCGTCAAACACCCCAGGGGTTGTCTTAGGCAAAAGGCATGATCCTCTGGGAGTTCCCTTTTATAACTGTCCCACTCAAGGCCACGATGTTGTCGTGCCCGTTGATTGCATCGTTGGCGGACTCGAAGGCGGGGCTGGCAAAGGTTGGCTTATGCTGATGGAATCCCTTGCTGCCGGGCGTGGAATCAGTTTGCCGGCACAGAGCATTGGTGGAACCAAGGCGGCGATGAGAGCAGTAAGTGCACATGCGAAAGTCCGAAAACAATTTGGACTTTCCATTGGTAAGTTTGAGGGCATCGAAGAGCCTCTTGCCAGAATCGCAGGATACACTTATTTGATGGAAGGTTTTCGAAGATACGTATTGGGCGGACTTGATCAGGGCCTTAAGCCTCCGGTCGTTACAGCTATTGCAAAATATCACATGACAGAACTTGGCCGAAAAGGAGTCAACGATGCGCTCGACATTTTGGGTGGTGCGGGAATCAGCTTAGGGCCCCGCAATCTCCTTGCTCCTTATTACATGGCGATGCCAATTGGAATCACAGTCGAGGGCGCCAATATTTTAACCCGCACACTCATTATTTTTGGACAAGGTGCACTCCGCGCGCATCCCTATGCCTATAAAGAAGTTGATGCTATTGAACGAGGCGATTTAAAAGCTTTCGATAGAGCATTTTGGGGCCATATTGGTCACGTGATCAACAACACTTGTCGTGCGCTCATCTTAAGTGTTTCGCGTGGTTACTTGGCTTCGAGAAATGGAGAATCCAAAATTGGCCGAGACTTTCAAAAGCTGGCCTGGATATCGGCTTCCTTCGCCATTTTGGCTGATATTGCTATGGGAACGCTCGGCGGAAAACTAAAAACCAAAGAAAAAATCACTGGTCGATTTGCAGATATTCTTTCGTGGATGTTTATCACGACCGCAGTTTTAAGAAGATGGATTGCCGATGGGCGCAGAGAATCTGACATTCCTTTTGTCAAGTTTGCTACCAACACCTGTTACTACGAATGCCAAAGGGCTTTTGACGGCATTTATTCCAATTTGTCTGTGCCAGGGCTGAGTTGGATTTTTAAAGGCGTCATTCGGTCATGGTCTGGTTTGAACTCCCTTGGTGGAGAAATGCCGGACACACTAACTCACGAGATCTCCGATATGGTTCTTAACGACTTTGATATTCGTGATCGCTTGAGCGAGGGCATTTATATGCCGACGGATCCGAACCAAGCTTTGGCCCGTTTGGAGCGAGCCTTCACGGCAGTATGTAAGGCGGAAACGGCAGAGAAAAAAATCAGAAAGGCAATACGAACAAAACAGCTCCCTAAAAAGAAGGTCCGCGATTTGATAGATGAAGCGGTATCTAAAAATGTTATCTCTGCCGAAGAAAAAGAAATACTTTCGAAGTCTGAAGAGCTTCGGCTCGATGCCATTCAAGTCGACGACTTCACTCAAGAAGAATACGTCTCAAGAGGTGCCAAATCCTAA
- a CDS encoding TetR family transcriptional regulator: MTERSCYNLHVTQVYSEKKIKILNTALKMASKEGIDGLTIGELAKAVGMSKSGLFAHFGSKDQLQLDVLKRATQIFIDNVMLPAFEQPKGEKRIRALVKNWIQYLNDKSTLPGGSILISASVELDERPGLLRDFVKDAQLNLLSNLEKAAKIGVDSNEFCSSLNCRQFAWELYAYVLGYHHSIRMLRDPNAHRRFNVAFLDLLVRARKKE; encoded by the coding sequence TTGACCGAACGGTCGTGCTACAATCTTCACGTGACTCAGGTTTATTCCGAAAAAAAGATCAAAATTCTCAATACCGCCTTAAAAATGGCCAGCAAAGAGGGCATTGACGGCCTAACTATCGGCGAGCTCGCTAAGGCGGTTGGTATGTCGAAGAGTGGCCTTTTTGCACACTTTGGTTCAAAGGATCAGCTACAACTCGACGTCTTAAAAAGGGCGACGCAGATTTTTATTGATAATGTGATGCTGCCCGCATTTGAACAACCAAAGGGTGAAAAGAGAATTCGCGCTCTTGTGAAGAACTGGATTCAATACCTTAATGATAAGAGCACTCTTCCAGGGGGTAGTATCCTAATTTCTGCTTCTGTCGAACTCGACGAGCGTCCTGGTTTATTGAGAGATTTTGTGAAGGATGCCCAGTTGAATTTGCTCTCCAACCTTGAGAAAGCGGCGAAGATAGGGGTCGATTCAAATGAATTTTGTTCATCGCTCAACTGTAGACAGTTTGCTTGGGAGCTTTATGCTTATGTCTTAGGATATCATCACTCAATTCGCATGTTGAGAGATCCTAATGCCCATAGGCGATTCAATGTGGCTTTTTTGGATTTGTTAGTTAGGGCAAGAAAAAAGGAATAA
- a CDS encoding transcription elongation factor GreA, with protein MKDTLPITLRGKKKLEDELKKLVSIERPEVIRLIEAARANGDLSENADYDAAKERQAWIESRVQEIQNHLAGAEVVDTSKIKSDRVVFGAHVKIMDQEDDKQYTYQIVGVDEADVNQGKISIVSPLARALIGKVAGDVVEVKTPASEKEYEILSFRFE; from the coding sequence ATGAAAGATACTTTGCCAATAACGTTGCGCGGTAAAAAGAAGTTGGAAGATGAACTAAAAAAGCTAGTGTCTATTGAAAGACCGGAAGTGATTCGGCTCATTGAGGCTGCACGAGCAAATGGTGATTTGAGTGAGAATGCCGACTACGATGCGGCAAAAGAGCGGCAAGCTTGGATAGAAAGCCGTGTACAAGAAATTCAGAACCATCTTGCCGGAGCAGAAGTTGTCGACACTTCGAAAATCAAATCGGATCGTGTAGTATTTGGCGCTCACGTTAAGATTATGGACCAAGAAGATGACAAGCAGTACACCTATCAAATTGTCGGAGTCGACGAGGCAGACGTTAATCAAGGAAAGATTTCAATTGTTTCACCGCTGGCGAGAGCTCTAATTGGTAAGGTCGCCGGTGACGTCGTTGAAGTGAAGACGCCGGCCAGCGAAAAAGAGTATGAAATCCTCAGCTTTCGCTTTGAATGA